In a genomic window of Phragmites australis chromosome 14, lpPhrAust1.1, whole genome shotgun sequence:
- the LOC133890655 gene encoding nuclear pore complex protein NUP214 isoform X3: MAPPHELDLSDEVEGEQDGTTDFVFRLAGDPIPILPTSSSPLPLFDLQSPPARPLVVSDRLAAVFLAHPNGFMAVRTKELIEASKEAREKGKASTRCTQDCCVADVPLPGVSLLALSRDESVLAACTDSGIQFFSSVSLLTHKDVEPSSSCSLGRYGTVKDFKWLNHASTSYIVLSNGGLLCHGTLGEDLKDVMENVDAVDCCKEGNHIAVARENKLTILSSDFKETCCMSLLFQLWSDESDSEGTTIKVDSIGWVRDDSIVIGCVRLNEEDNEEGYLVQVIRSEENTFFESPSKPVVYTYVDFFHGIMDDVLPSGVGPNLLLGYLHRWDLMVASNRKSIDEHIALLKWSSTPDDEKTIIYLEMLEDKYSPRIDLQENGDDNVILGFGVENVSLLQKITVLVGPEQKEVAPQHILLCLTGEGKLVIYYLARISDPSDLPHTTLSTEDSYGEKQISPVTVSEKEFTPSGTSSVSKSILTEHGAEPASAQTGSNQQGSMDVKNSSSVSKNQETIGSSLFISSDKTPLNTKQVNVTPPLTPAPSLAQTGNTKPGTSLSFSTVNNAGADPTGSKTSSALAPSLQPSSSSSSVNSQLGKGGLDSAQSVGTLGGSQNYNKDGGLSSKSSLLTPSGSVPVKIGERNEAGLGSHSLQTSYTTNRKVFGPSVGYSSEPSPLIVPAKPSPVGSSSSGFRTGNSEPLQSLHGSPLSQQTIGKSHNSRTHTAVDYSRNSKMGTMLDSEQDLSKKFYSIHEMTKELDTLLSYIEKDGGFRDACITFQQRPLSIFEDGLQIFLELLQVFKSKVEGQCSKIEDLRNKMFQVSARQAYMKGIVNQSSDTQYWDIWNRQKLSPEFEVKRQNILKANQNLTNQLVELERHFNNLEMNKFGETGRVASSRRAVYSNTSRSSQTQLSSVYNALNSQLAAAEQLSECLSKQISALNIGPPSTKRGAVTKELFESIGLAHTTDATKFLGGTPKSIKSFSSVNEHAKGILGPSKSAEPETARRRRESLDMSLASLEPQKTTVKRIAQQQRLKISSDLPFRSNKKIFDSQMAAISQEKSSGSPKSSIVESYVSRLHSPSEVLDVKVKPSGPQQNSLFKWVKESTRPSQGSEQKHFELPGQMKNAAQSSKLAPSSPASFSYTHKGARDNISPSNVASLGTTHTGPKSNTLTFKTTITPKSNANTEPNIFPYMANAKTSQSPLSVKTPPGESGDASTLTVKSRQDDQAMPSLGNMKGLGVSPQNKGDIFRDLSKSSFTSEQFKPAVLQEKTGQASGVSDAVQNTVKDALEVAPQPPAFSPAPVTQSSSYSIKPGVSSSSTSASSTMQASAAKTSDVLSPTVSSILPSQKSMPKVPPSVPEATVSSSLPSIPTPVKDSSTGLNKNMSKSEVVTSEVTSTIVSASITSVVSTTESKPSLPPTTGASLPSTPVSAPKMVPTTAESVVTSTGKDIGPSNLSTDEDDMEEEAPSASADLNLGALGGFGLGSQPSSSPKKSNPFGISFGSSDNKSSGTPFTLTTSPGQLFRPASLSIPSSQPAQPSQSTSSSAFSSTLSSGLTGFGQPAQIGSGQHSGFGKPAQIGAGQQAGFGQPAQIQSGFGQPAQIGSGQPSGFGQPAQIGGGQQSGFGQPAQFGAQQVLGSVLGSFGQSRQLGSVGAGGFGGFASAPTSGGFASLSTSNAGFAGAAAGGGFAAPATSAGGGFAAAATATGGGFAALASKSGGFAAAASSGGGFAAAAPSGGGFAAATPSGGGFGGATQGGGFGSGGFGAFGGNQGAGFSAFGASGPGRPPADFLTQMRK, encoded by the exons ATGGCGCCGCCGCACGAGCTGGACCTCTCTGACGAGGTCGAGGGCGAGCAGGACGGCACCACCGACTTCGTCTTTCGCCTCGCCGGCGACCCCATCCCCATCctcccgacctcctcctccccgctccCGCTTTTCGACCTCCAGTCCCCTCCGGCCCGCCCGCTCGTCGTCTCCGACCGCCTCGCCGCCGTCTTCCTCGCGCACCCTAATG GGTTTATGGCCGTGAGGACGAAGGAGTTAATCGAAGCCAGTAAGGAGGCGCGGGAGAAGGGCAAGGCGAGCACCCGCTGCACGCAGGACTGCTGCGTCGCGGACGTGCCCCTCCCAGGCGTCTCTCTCCTGGCGCTCTCCCGTGACGAGTCCGTGCTAGCTGCCTGCACGGACAGCGGGATCCAGTTCTTCTCGTCTGTTTCCCTGCTCACTCATAAG GATGTGGAACCATCCTCGTCATGCAGCCTGGGACGATATGGCACTGTTAAAGATTTTAAGTGGTTAAATCATGCCTCCACATCATATATTGTACTCTCGAATGGTGGGTTGCTGTGTCATGGGACTTTGGGTGAAGATCTGAAGGATGTGATGGAAAATGTTGATGCTG TTGACTGTTGCAAGGAAGGAAATCACATTGCTGTTGCAAGAGAGAATAAACTTACCATATTGTCGTCAGATTTTAAGGAAACATGCTGCATGTCCCTATTGTTCCAGTTGTGGTCTGATGAAAGTGATTCAGAGGGCACTACCATCAAAG TGGATTCCATTGGCTGGGTACGTGATGATAGTATTGTTATCGGTTGTGTTCGATTGAATGAAGAAGACAATGAAGAGGGTTATCTTGTTCAAGTCATAAGGAGTGAAGAAAACACATTTTTTGAG AGCCCAAGCAAGCCAGTTGTTTATACATATGTGGATTTTTTCCATGGCATCATGGATGATGTTTTACCATCTGGAGTTGGACCTAATCTACTATTGGGTTATCTGCATCGCTG GGATCTCATGGTGGCTTCCAATAGAAAGAGCATTGATGAACACATTGCCCTTCTGAAGTGGTCGTCCACACCTGATGACGAAAAAACTATAATATATCTTGAAATGTTGGAGGATAAATACAGTCCTAGGATTGATTTGCAAG AGAATGGCGATGACAATGTCATACTAGGGTTTGGTGTCGAGAATGTTTCATTACTTCAGAAGATCACTGTATTAGTTGGACCTGAACAAAAGGAGGTTGCCCCTCAACATATTCTACTTTGTTTGACTGGTGAAGGGAAACTAGTTATATATTATCTCGCCAG GATTTCGGACCCCTCTGATTTACCTCACACAACTCTGTCTACTGAGGATAGCTATGGTGAAAAACAGATTTCACCTGTTACTGTATCCGAAAAGGAGTTTACTCCAAGTGGTACAAGCTCGGTATCTAAGAGTATTCTTACAGAACATGGTGCTGAACCTGCTAGTGCACAAACAG GTAGCAACCAGCAGGGATCTATGGATGTGAAAAACAGTTCCTCAGTTTCAAAAAACCAGGAAACTATTGGCAGTTCATTGTTTATCTCTTCCGATAAGACGCCGTTGAATACCAAGCAAGTTAATGTGACTCCCCCACTTACACCCGCACCTAGCTTAGCACAAACAGGAAACACAAAACCTGGAACATCTTTGAGCTTTTCTACCGTCAATAATGCAGGCGCGGATCCAACAGGAAGCAAGACATCTAGTGCATTAGCTCCTTCCTTGCAACCAAGCAGCAGCAGTAGTTCTGTAAACAGTCAGCTTGGTAAAGGAGGCCTGGATTCAGCCCAATCAGTGGGAACACTTGGTGGATCTCAGAACTACAATAAAGATGGTGGCCTTAGTTCCAAATCATCATTGCTTACCCCTAGTGGATCTGTTCCTGTTAAGATTGGAGAAAGGAACGAGGCTGGTCTTGGAAGTCACTCGCTGCAAACCAGCTACACTACCAATAGGAAAGTATTTGGTCCTTCAGTTGGCTACAGTTCTGAACCTTCACCGTTGATAGTTCCAGCTAAACCTTCCCCAGTTGGATCTTCATCCAGTGGTTTTCGGACAGGAAATTCTGAACCACTTCAATCACTGCACGGATCACCTCTGTCACAGCAAACTATTGGCAAATCACACAACAGCAGGACACACACAGCAGTGGACTATTCTAGAAATTCCAAGATGGGCACAATGCTTGATTCTGAACAGGACTTGTCTAAAAAGTTTTACAGT ATACATGAAATGACAAAGGAGTTAGATACCCTACTATCATACATAGAAAAGGATGGTGGTTTCAGAGATGCCTGCATTACCTTCCAGCAGCGTCCTCTATCTATTTTTGAGGAtggtttgcaaatttttttggAGTTGTTGCAAGTATTCAAG AGCAAAGTAGAGGGACAATGTTCAAAAATTGAAGATCTGAGAAATAAGATGTTTCAAG TTTCTGCTAGGCAAGCTTACATGAAAGGAATTGTCAATCAATCTTCAGATACTCAGTACTGGGATATTTGGAACCGTCAGAAATTGAGCCCAGAATTCGAAGTTAAGAGGCAAAATATTCTCAAAGCTAACCAG AATTTGACAAATCAGCTGGTtgagctggagaggcacttcaaTAATCTAGAGATGAACAAATTCGGTGAAACAGGAAGAGTGGCTTCTAGTCGTAGAGCTGTTTATTCTAATACATCAAGGTCTAG cCAGACACAattatccagtgtgtacaatGCACTGAACTCACAATTGGCAGCAGCTGAGCAACTATCTGAATGCCTCTCAAAACAGATATCTGCGCTAAATATAGGTCCTCCTTCTACGAAGCGAGGGGCTGTGACCAAAGAGTTGTTTGAATCTATTGGTCTAGCCCACACAACCGATGCAACCAAATTTTTAGGCGGCACTCCTAAGTCAATTAAAAGTTTTTCATCAGTGAATGAGCATGCAAAGGGCATATTAGGGCCTTCCAAGAGTGCTGAGCCTGAGACTGCACGAAGGAGGAGAGAGTCACTGGATATG agCCTGGCAAGTTTGGAACCTCAGAAAACAACCGTTAAAAGAATAGCACAACAACAACGCCTCAAGATCAGCAGTGATCTGCCGTTCAGGTCaaacaagaaaatatttgattctCAAATGGCAGCTATATCGCAGGAAAAGTCCAGTGGTAGCCCCAAGTCCTCTATAGTAGAATCATATGTAAGCAGACTGCATTCTCCGAGCGAAG ttctaGATGTAAAAGTGAAACCATCGGGACCCCAACAGAACTCTTTGTTCAAATGGGTAAAGGAATCAACCAGGCCATCTCAGGGCTCAGAGCAAAAGCATTTTGAGTTACCAGGGCAAATGAAAAATGCCGCTCAATCTTCAAAATTGGCACCATCTTCACCAGCATCGTTCAGTTACACACATAAGGGTGCACGGGATAATATCAGTCCATCCAATGTTGCATCCTTGGGAACAACACATACTGGGCCTAAGTCAAACACGTTAACCTTCAAAACCACTATAACACCTAAAAGTAATGCGAACACAGAGCCAAATATATTTCCTTACATGGCAAATGCAAAAACTTCCCAGAGTCCACTGTCTGTGAAAACTCCACCTGGGGAGTCTGGAGATGCATCTACCTTAACTGTGAAGAGCAGACAGGATGATCAGGCAATGCCATCTTTGGGAAACATGAAAGGATTGGGTGTTTCTCCACAGAACAAGGGTGACATATTCAGAGATCTTAGCAAATCATCTTTTACTTCTGAACAGTTCAAGCCTGCTGTATTACAAGAGAAAACAGGTCAAGCTAGTGGGGTTAGTGATGCTGTGCAGAACACTGTGAAAGATGCACTTGAGGTGGCACCTCAACCTCCTGCATTCTCACCAGCGCCTGTTACACAATCCTCTTCATACTCCATAAAGCCTGGTGTTTCCTCTTCATCTACATCAGCCTCATCAACTATGCAAGCATCAGCTGCAAAGACTTCAGATGTTTTGTCTCCAACAGTTTCTTCGATTCTTCCATCTCAGAAATCAATGCCGAAAGTTCCTCCATCAGTACCTGAGGCTACCGTGTCTAGTTCCTTACCATCAATCCCAACACCTGTTAAGGATTCGTCAACTGGCTTGAATAAAAATATGTCCAAATCTGAAGTGGTTACATCAGAGGTAACTAGTACAATAGTTTCTGCAAGTATTACTTCAGTCGTATCGACCACTGAAAGCAAACCTTCATTGCCTCCAACGACTGGTGCCAGCTTGCCTTCTACTCCAGTCTCTGCACCTAAAATGGTGCCAACAACAGCAGAATCAGTTGTcacttccacaggaaaagatatAGGACCAAGCAATCTCTCAactgatgaagatgatatggaAGAGGAGGCCCCTTCTGCAAGCGCTGATCTCAACTTGGGAGCACTTGGTGGGTTTGGCCTTGGGTCTCAGCCTTCTTCAAGTCCTAAAAAATCCAATCCTTTTGGGATCTCATTTGGTTCATCTGACAATAAAAGTTCAGGCACACCATTTACTTTGACAACCAGTCCAGGACAGCTTTTCCGGCCAGCATCACTAAGCATTCCTTCATCCCAGCCAGCCCAGCCATCTCAGTCAACTAGCTCTAGTGCTTTCTCTAGTACGTTATCAAGTGGGCTTACTGGATTTGGACAGCCTGCACAAATTGGTTCTGGCCAGCATTCAGGATTTGGGAAGCCTGCACAAATTGGGGCTGGTCAGCAGGCAGGATTTGGGCAGCCAGCACAAATTCAGTCCGGTTTTGGTCAGCCAGCACAAATTGGATCTGGGCAACCGTCAGGATTTGGGCAGCCTGCACAAATTGGGGGTGGCCAGCAGTCAGGCTTTGGGCAGCCTGCACAGTTTGGTGCTCAACAGGTGCTTGGATCAGTGCTGGGTTCTTTTGGACAATCACGGCAGTTAGGAAGTGTAGGTGCTGGAGGATTTGGTGGATTTGCTAGTGCTCCTACATCTGGGGGCTTTGCTTCTTTATCTACCAGTAATGCTGGATTTGCTGGCGCTGCAGCAGGTGGGGGCTTTGCCGCACCCGCTACTTCTGCAGGTGGGggttttgctgctgctgctactgctactgGTGGAGGTTTTGCTGCTCTTGCCTCCAAAAGTGGTGGTTTTGCTGCTGCAGCTTCATCTGGTGGTGGCTTTGCTGCAGCAGCTCCATCTGGTGGTGGTTTTGCTGC TGCAACTCCATCTGGTGGTGGTTTTGGAGGTGCCACCCAGGGTGGTGGCTTTGGCAGTG GTGGATTCGGAGCTTTTGGTGGTAATCAAGGGGCTGGGTTCTCGGCATTTGGAGCGAGTGGACCTGGAAGACCACCAGCTGATTTTTTGACACAGATGAGAAAGTAG
- the LOC133890655 gene encoding nuclear pore complex protein NUP214 isoform X1 produces MAPPHELDLSDEVEGEQDGTTDFVFRLAGDPIPILPTSSSPLPLFDLQSPPARPLVVSDRLAAVFLAHPNGFMAVRTKELIEASKEAREKGKASTRCTQDCCVADVPLPGVSLLALSRDESVLAACTDSGIQFFSSVSLLTHKDVEPSSSCSLGRYGTVKDFKWLNHASTSYIVLSNGGLLCHGTLGEDLKDVMENVDAVDCCKEGNHIAVARENKLTILSSDFKETCCMSLLFQLWSDESDSEGTTIKVDSIGWVRDDSIVIGCVRLNEEDNEEGYLVQVIRSEENTFFESPSKPVVYTYVDFFHGIMDDVLPSGVGPNLLLGYLHRWDLMVASNRKSIDEHIALLKWSSTPDDEKTIIYLEMLEDKYSPRIDLQENGDDNVILGFGVENVSLLQKITVLVGPEQKEVAPQHILLCLTGEGKLVIYYLARISDPSDLPHTTLSTEDSYGEKQISPVTVSEKEFTPSGTSSVSKSILTEHGAEPASAQTGSNQQGSMDVKNSSSVSKNQETIGSSLFISSDKTPLNTKQVNVTPPLTPAPSLAQTGNTKPGTSLSFSTVNNAGADPTGSKTSSALAPSLQPSSSSSSVNSQLGKGGLDSAQSVGTLGGSQNYNKDGGLSSKSSLLTPSGSVPVKIGERNEAGLGSHSLQTSYTTNRKVFGPSVGYSSEPSPLIVPAKPSPVGSSSSGFRTGNSEPLQSLHGSPLSQQTIGKSHNSRTHTAVDYSRNSKMGTMLDSEQDLSKKFYSIHEMTKELDTLLSYIEKDGGFRDACITFQQRPLSIFEDGLQIFLELLQVFKSKVEGQCSKIEDLRNKMFQVSARQAYMKGIVNQSSDTQYWDIWNRQKLSPEFEVKRQNILKANQNLTNQLVELERHFNNLEMNKFGETGRVASSRRAVYSNTSRSSQTQLSSVYNALNSQLAAAEQLSECLSKQISALNIGPPSTKRGAVTKELFESIGLAHTTDATKFLGGTPKSIKSFSSVNEHAKGILGPSKSAEPETARRRRESLDMSLASLEPQKTTVKRIAQQQRLKISSDLPFRSNKKIFDSQMAAISQEKSSGSPKSSIVESYVSRLHSPSEVLDVKVKPSGPQQNSLFKWVKESTRPSQGSEQKHFELPGQMKNAAQSSKLAPSSPASFSYTHKGARDNISPSNVASLGTTHTGPKSNTLTFKTTITPKSNANTEPNIFPYMANAKTSQSPLSVKTPPGESGDASTLTVKSRQDDQAMPSLGNMKGLGVSPQNKGDIFRDLSKSSFTSEQFKPAVLQEKTGQASGVSDAVQNTVKDALEVAPQPPAFSPAPVTQSSSYSIKPGVSSSSTSASSTMQASAAKTSDVLSPTVSSILPSQKSMPKVPPSVPEATVSSSLPSIPTPVKDSSTGLNKNMSKSEVVTSEVTSTIVSASITSVVSTTESKPSLPPTTGASLPSTPVSAPKMVPTTAESVVTSTGKDIGPSNLSTDEDDMEEEAPSASADLNLGALGGFGLGSQPSSSPKKSNPFGISFGSSDNKSSGTPFTLTTSPGQLFRPASLSIPSSQPAQPSQSTSSSAFSSTLSSGLTGFGQPAQIGSGQHSGFGKPAQIGAGQQAGFGQPAQIQSGFGQPAQIGSGQPSGFGQPAQIGGGQQSGFGQPAQFGAQQVLGSVLGSFGQSRQLGSVGAGGFGGFASAPTSGGFASLSTSNAGFAGAAAGGGFAAPATSAGGGFAAAATATGGGFAALASKSGGFAAAASSGGGFAAAAPSGGGFAAAAPSGGGFAAATPSGGGFGGATQGGGFGSGGFGAFGGNQGAGFSAFGASGPGRPPADFLTQMRK; encoded by the exons ATGGCGCCGCCGCACGAGCTGGACCTCTCTGACGAGGTCGAGGGCGAGCAGGACGGCACCACCGACTTCGTCTTTCGCCTCGCCGGCGACCCCATCCCCATCctcccgacctcctcctccccgctccCGCTTTTCGACCTCCAGTCCCCTCCGGCCCGCCCGCTCGTCGTCTCCGACCGCCTCGCCGCCGTCTTCCTCGCGCACCCTAATG GGTTTATGGCCGTGAGGACGAAGGAGTTAATCGAAGCCAGTAAGGAGGCGCGGGAGAAGGGCAAGGCGAGCACCCGCTGCACGCAGGACTGCTGCGTCGCGGACGTGCCCCTCCCAGGCGTCTCTCTCCTGGCGCTCTCCCGTGACGAGTCCGTGCTAGCTGCCTGCACGGACAGCGGGATCCAGTTCTTCTCGTCTGTTTCCCTGCTCACTCATAAG GATGTGGAACCATCCTCGTCATGCAGCCTGGGACGATATGGCACTGTTAAAGATTTTAAGTGGTTAAATCATGCCTCCACATCATATATTGTACTCTCGAATGGTGGGTTGCTGTGTCATGGGACTTTGGGTGAAGATCTGAAGGATGTGATGGAAAATGTTGATGCTG TTGACTGTTGCAAGGAAGGAAATCACATTGCTGTTGCAAGAGAGAATAAACTTACCATATTGTCGTCAGATTTTAAGGAAACATGCTGCATGTCCCTATTGTTCCAGTTGTGGTCTGATGAAAGTGATTCAGAGGGCACTACCATCAAAG TGGATTCCATTGGCTGGGTACGTGATGATAGTATTGTTATCGGTTGTGTTCGATTGAATGAAGAAGACAATGAAGAGGGTTATCTTGTTCAAGTCATAAGGAGTGAAGAAAACACATTTTTTGAG AGCCCAAGCAAGCCAGTTGTTTATACATATGTGGATTTTTTCCATGGCATCATGGATGATGTTTTACCATCTGGAGTTGGACCTAATCTACTATTGGGTTATCTGCATCGCTG GGATCTCATGGTGGCTTCCAATAGAAAGAGCATTGATGAACACATTGCCCTTCTGAAGTGGTCGTCCACACCTGATGACGAAAAAACTATAATATATCTTGAAATGTTGGAGGATAAATACAGTCCTAGGATTGATTTGCAAG AGAATGGCGATGACAATGTCATACTAGGGTTTGGTGTCGAGAATGTTTCATTACTTCAGAAGATCACTGTATTAGTTGGACCTGAACAAAAGGAGGTTGCCCCTCAACATATTCTACTTTGTTTGACTGGTGAAGGGAAACTAGTTATATATTATCTCGCCAG GATTTCGGACCCCTCTGATTTACCTCACACAACTCTGTCTACTGAGGATAGCTATGGTGAAAAACAGATTTCACCTGTTACTGTATCCGAAAAGGAGTTTACTCCAAGTGGTACAAGCTCGGTATCTAAGAGTATTCTTACAGAACATGGTGCTGAACCTGCTAGTGCACAAACAG GTAGCAACCAGCAGGGATCTATGGATGTGAAAAACAGTTCCTCAGTTTCAAAAAACCAGGAAACTATTGGCAGTTCATTGTTTATCTCTTCCGATAAGACGCCGTTGAATACCAAGCAAGTTAATGTGACTCCCCCACTTACACCCGCACCTAGCTTAGCACAAACAGGAAACACAAAACCTGGAACATCTTTGAGCTTTTCTACCGTCAATAATGCAGGCGCGGATCCAACAGGAAGCAAGACATCTAGTGCATTAGCTCCTTCCTTGCAACCAAGCAGCAGCAGTAGTTCTGTAAACAGTCAGCTTGGTAAAGGAGGCCTGGATTCAGCCCAATCAGTGGGAACACTTGGTGGATCTCAGAACTACAATAAAGATGGTGGCCTTAGTTCCAAATCATCATTGCTTACCCCTAGTGGATCTGTTCCTGTTAAGATTGGAGAAAGGAACGAGGCTGGTCTTGGAAGTCACTCGCTGCAAACCAGCTACACTACCAATAGGAAAGTATTTGGTCCTTCAGTTGGCTACAGTTCTGAACCTTCACCGTTGATAGTTCCAGCTAAACCTTCCCCAGTTGGATCTTCATCCAGTGGTTTTCGGACAGGAAATTCTGAACCACTTCAATCACTGCACGGATCACCTCTGTCACAGCAAACTATTGGCAAATCACACAACAGCAGGACACACACAGCAGTGGACTATTCTAGAAATTCCAAGATGGGCACAATGCTTGATTCTGAACAGGACTTGTCTAAAAAGTTTTACAGT ATACATGAAATGACAAAGGAGTTAGATACCCTACTATCATACATAGAAAAGGATGGTGGTTTCAGAGATGCCTGCATTACCTTCCAGCAGCGTCCTCTATCTATTTTTGAGGAtggtttgcaaatttttttggAGTTGTTGCAAGTATTCAAG AGCAAAGTAGAGGGACAATGTTCAAAAATTGAAGATCTGAGAAATAAGATGTTTCAAG TTTCTGCTAGGCAAGCTTACATGAAAGGAATTGTCAATCAATCTTCAGATACTCAGTACTGGGATATTTGGAACCGTCAGAAATTGAGCCCAGAATTCGAAGTTAAGAGGCAAAATATTCTCAAAGCTAACCAG AATTTGACAAATCAGCTGGTtgagctggagaggcacttcaaTAATCTAGAGATGAACAAATTCGGTGAAACAGGAAGAGTGGCTTCTAGTCGTAGAGCTGTTTATTCTAATACATCAAGGTCTAG cCAGACACAattatccagtgtgtacaatGCACTGAACTCACAATTGGCAGCAGCTGAGCAACTATCTGAATGCCTCTCAAAACAGATATCTGCGCTAAATATAGGTCCTCCTTCTACGAAGCGAGGGGCTGTGACCAAAGAGTTGTTTGAATCTATTGGTCTAGCCCACACAACCGATGCAACCAAATTTTTAGGCGGCACTCCTAAGTCAATTAAAAGTTTTTCATCAGTGAATGAGCATGCAAAGGGCATATTAGGGCCTTCCAAGAGTGCTGAGCCTGAGACTGCACGAAGGAGGAGAGAGTCACTGGATATG agCCTGGCAAGTTTGGAACCTCAGAAAACAACCGTTAAAAGAATAGCACAACAACAACGCCTCAAGATCAGCAGTGATCTGCCGTTCAGGTCaaacaagaaaatatttgattctCAAATGGCAGCTATATCGCAGGAAAAGTCCAGTGGTAGCCCCAAGTCCTCTATAGTAGAATCATATGTAAGCAGACTGCATTCTCCGAGCGAAG ttctaGATGTAAAAGTGAAACCATCGGGACCCCAACAGAACTCTTTGTTCAAATGGGTAAAGGAATCAACCAGGCCATCTCAGGGCTCAGAGCAAAAGCATTTTGAGTTACCAGGGCAAATGAAAAATGCCGCTCAATCTTCAAAATTGGCACCATCTTCACCAGCATCGTTCAGTTACACACATAAGGGTGCACGGGATAATATCAGTCCATCCAATGTTGCATCCTTGGGAACAACACATACTGGGCCTAAGTCAAACACGTTAACCTTCAAAACCACTATAACACCTAAAAGTAATGCGAACACAGAGCCAAATATATTTCCTTACATGGCAAATGCAAAAACTTCCCAGAGTCCACTGTCTGTGAAAACTCCACCTGGGGAGTCTGGAGATGCATCTACCTTAACTGTGAAGAGCAGACAGGATGATCAGGCAATGCCATCTTTGGGAAACATGAAAGGATTGGGTGTTTCTCCACAGAACAAGGGTGACATATTCAGAGATCTTAGCAAATCATCTTTTACTTCTGAACAGTTCAAGCCTGCTGTATTACAAGAGAAAACAGGTCAAGCTAGTGGGGTTAGTGATGCTGTGCAGAACACTGTGAAAGATGCACTTGAGGTGGCACCTCAACCTCCTGCATTCTCACCAGCGCCTGTTACACAATCCTCTTCATACTCCATAAAGCCTGGTGTTTCCTCTTCATCTACATCAGCCTCATCAACTATGCAAGCATCAGCTGCAAAGACTTCAGATGTTTTGTCTCCAACAGTTTCTTCGATTCTTCCATCTCAGAAATCAATGCCGAAAGTTCCTCCATCAGTACCTGAGGCTACCGTGTCTAGTTCCTTACCATCAATCCCAACACCTGTTAAGGATTCGTCAACTGGCTTGAATAAAAATATGTCCAAATCTGAAGTGGTTACATCAGAGGTAACTAGTACAATAGTTTCTGCAAGTATTACTTCAGTCGTATCGACCACTGAAAGCAAACCTTCATTGCCTCCAACGACTGGTGCCAGCTTGCCTTCTACTCCAGTCTCTGCACCTAAAATGGTGCCAACAACAGCAGAATCAGTTGTcacttccacaggaaaagatatAGGACCAAGCAATCTCTCAactgatgaagatgatatggaAGAGGAGGCCCCTTCTGCAAGCGCTGATCTCAACTTGGGAGCACTTGGTGGGTTTGGCCTTGGGTCTCAGCCTTCTTCAAGTCCTAAAAAATCCAATCCTTTTGGGATCTCATTTGGTTCATCTGACAATAAAAGTTCAGGCACACCATTTACTTTGACAACCAGTCCAGGACAGCTTTTCCGGCCAGCATCACTAAGCATTCCTTCATCCCAGCCAGCCCAGCCATCTCAGTCAACTAGCTCTAGTGCTTTCTCTAGTACGTTATCAAGTGGGCTTACTGGATTTGGACAGCCTGCACAAATTGGTTCTGGCCAGCATTCAGGATTTGGGAAGCCTGCACAAATTGGGGCTGGTCAGCAGGCAGGATTTGGGCAGCCAGCACAAATTCAGTCCGGTTTTGGTCAGCCAGCACAAATTGGATCTGGGCAACCGTCAGGATTTGGGCAGCCTGCACAAATTGGGGGTGGCCAGCAGTCAGGCTTTGGGCAGCCTGCACAGTTTGGTGCTCAACAGGTGCTTGGATCAGTGCTGGGTTCTTTTGGACAATCACGGCAGTTAGGAAGTGTAGGTGCTGGAGGATTTGGTGGATTTGCTAGTGCTCCTACATCTGGGGGCTTTGCTTCTTTATCTACCAGTAATGCTGGATTTGCTGGCGCTGCAGCAGGTGGGGGCTTTGCCGCACCCGCTACTTCTGCAGGTGGGggttttgctgctgctgctactgctactgGTGGAGGTTTTGCTGCTCTTGCCTCCAAAAGTGGTGGTTTTGCTGCTGCAGCTTCATCTGGTGGTGGCTTTGCTGCAGCAGCTCCATCTGGTGGTGGTTTTGCTGCAGCAGCTCCATCTGGTGGTGGTTTTGCTGCTGCAACTCCATCTGGTGGTGGTTTTGGAGGTGCCACCCAGGGTGGTGGCTTTGGCAGTG GTGGATTCGGAGCTTTTGGTGGTAATCAAGGGGCTGGGTTCTCGGCATTTGGAGCGAGTGGACCTGGAAGACCACCAGCTGATTTTTTGACACAGATGAGAAAGTAG